The segment CTTCAGGAGGAATACTTATATCCCCAAGACACATTTCCAGCATGGTTATTAGgcattttctgtttctccaaATCGTACAAGGAGATTCTAATAAAGAACACCTACTGGTGACCTCTTTGTGAATCCATTGCAGCTCAACATGTTTTTCAGACTGGTTCATCAAAACCTTGACAATGATTCTGGCCAAAGAAACACTTCACCCATTTTGGCGACATAATGCAATTTTTCCTCAATGAAGGGGAACAAAAAAGCAATTCTAAAAGTAACAAATTGATTTGAAACCTGGCAGCCTTTTGGGTATATTTTAGACACTGGTGATAAGTTTTCAATGACGGGTATCTTCTTGAGGGGCTTCTAGCTGCATAAGGCGATGTTGATAATTTCACTTTTCGTTTGGAAATGTGTCAATGTCACTTTGaactttgggattaataaagtatccTGAACTAATGGCCTGCGTATTTCAGAGCCTAATTGCGACACCATTAATTGAACTCTCCACAGACATCTCCCTGTAGCTAAAATAGGGAGGCAGTCCACTGTGGAGGTGAAGAGAGACAAAGTAGGCCAAGGACTCCCACAGAAAATAGACTGCGACTCATTGAGGGTCCAGATCATCATGGGAAAAGACAGAAAACGGGAAGAGAGGCGGGTTGACAGTAGCACTAGGGATCAGTTTTAGTACAGACCCCGCCGAGGCATGCAGAGAAGGGATATAAGGTTATAACTGCATGCAGGCATTATATACGTCATTATAAGTATACTATTATAGTATAATCTGTATAGAAGTTAGAAATGACCACATACTTAAAATACTCCAGTAGAgcctgtgcaaaaaaaaacacaaaaacatttatttttcatatcaAAGTCACACTCAATCACATCTGAAGATTGTGGTAGAATAACTAGTAATCTTTTTGTACATTGAACTAAACATATATCCTCCTCCCACTGACTGACACTCAGATCAGACATTTCTAGATTAATTGATGAGATCAGATTATTTTAGATAGTAATTAAGGGTGTTTTATGTGGAAGTTACATCGCTCGAAATTCTGTGACAATCCATCAAATCTTTAATCTGCAAGACAGCACCGTCCCCATGTGGTGAACCTGGGCCATACACGGAATTGCTAACACAAAAAAGGGTCCCCCGCAATAGCCTAGTCTCAAATCATGATGCCAATCTTTATTTATAAGACCTCAGGAAACCAAACATGATAGTGGGTTTGATCCTCTGCAGCCTTACAATGGAAATAATCCTTTAAACCAGAGAGGAACAACAGAAATTCAGTAGATACTATTCTTACAGTGTTGTTCCTTCGCTAGTTGGTTTGTACTTGGATCACAAAGGCAACATTTAAATGATCCCCACAGAACTGGTACTTCATTTCGTTGCTCATTGAAACTTTGTAAGACTGAAACATGGCAAACTCAGAAAAGACGAGGATAAGGGGTACATTTGGGGAAAGGGCAAGCAATGAGAGATGGGCCGATCGACACAAATCCATGGCACTTCATTTATTATACGGAAAGGTTCAGGCATTTGAACAGGCAAAACATCTGTGATAAGGCGGCGACAGGAATATCGATCATCACGACTCACACAAGCATTCGACCTAAAGTCTACATACATTAAGATGTAAAACGGCTCTTACGCTTCGTTACGGTGAAACATTTCACTCCCACGCACAATTTCTTCGACAGATACACATCAAATTTTAAACAATATCGGCAGAATCTTCTTGCGCCGCTTTCACTGCGGGCTTCGACTTACGCCCAAAAGGTTTGGCTGTGACTGTTTGGGTGAGAGACGCTCCACAATATGCAACCAGCAAAATAAAACGAGGACAAAGAGCTAATTTCCGGACCGCAAGATGAAACAGTCTGCCGGGCCGTCATTCAAAAGGAATCTAAGCATAAAATAACTTCTCAGATGGATGCATTGCTGAGACTGTtagtagaagaaaaaaacctgGCTGTTCTCCTTCACGGTGCACCAGTGCTGTGAAGTTCACGTTCGGTTTTCAATGTCTGGCACTAAGTGTATTTTTGTTCTAACTGTGGCCATCAGGCTTCGGCCTTAGGTCTGAGGATCGAGGATGTGGATCCACGGGTACATTATCCACAGGCAAGGGCCTAAAAATAATaagggagagaaaaacaactaAGAACACACTGAATACACGAGGTGGGATCGCATCACCATCACATGCAGTCAAAGGGTTTTCATTCTATCCCGTCCCGACTTACATGGAACAGCAAGATTGGGAATTGATGATAATCACGTTGGGCTACTTTCGTTTAAGGGAGGAAGTATCTTCTTCCTTCAGGACAAATTTTTTCCGTAGAGCTTCTGAAATCAGAGTGGCGGAGTCCTCTTCCCTGAGGGACGTACAGCCTCTGTTGTACCTGCATCCGCACCCACACCCGccgaaaaaaaatgttttagttatTTAATCGATACAGCCACTAATAATTTGTGGTTTTCCATGGGGTACGTGAGCTACGTGCTCTCACCTGTCTTTGCTCATCTTCATGCGGTTCATGTCCTTCAGGATGTCCATAACATCGGCAAAGCTGGTGGACTTGGACAGCGACACTGtatcctcctctgcctctcggAAGTCCATGCTAGGCCGgtccaggtcaaaggtcgctgACGCTGTCATGGAAATAGGGGGCAAGGGGTCGGGAACAAGCTCTGACACCACAGAGACATctttctcatcctcctcttcctcttcttcctcctcctcctctgtgacgTCGCTGATGACAAAGGAAGCAGCAGTAGTGGCAGCTGGCTGGTAGGACGCCGTTTCGAAGGGGGCCATGGAGAAGCTCATGCTTGTGTCATCGGGGGAGAGCAGATCAGGGGTCATGGGGTTGGAGCCTGACAGAGCGAAAAGGATCAGGGCGGAGTATCAGTCGGTTGTGAGGGTGAGGGAAAAAGACGGGGCGGTGCAAAAGATCAAAAGGAACACAATCGCAATGTCATTTCATGCCAAATAAAAAGTACGCTTCTATGTATGTACCAAAAGAACAGCTTCAAAATGggacaataaatgtttttttgtttcgcAAAAACTCAGCAGTAAAAATACAGTCTCAGTAAAATAATCCTAAATCTAAACATATTTCTGGATTATAGTCTCCCTGTGCTTTAATGACAGGAGACGAACTAACTAATTACACTGTATAAAAACAGTTTACGTACTCAGCCCTGACTCCGGTTACATACCGGCATCACTCGCCACGATCTTGGCAATCTGCGCACGGAGTCTGCTGAGCTCGTCCTGCAGGGCTGTAGTGCGGTTCAGTGCGGTCGCCCCAGGCTTCTTAAGCCCCTCCATTCTTTTGCCCTCACGGCGGAAGTTGGGCACGGAGGAGTTCCGGTGGAGCACCAGGAGAGGCGTGGGCCGCCATTCATGTTTCAGAGGACGAGTGTCCGTCCTGAAGACAGAGGCAGTGGCATTGTCATATGAtacagctctttttttttttacacagaaaacaggctACCTAATACTTTACCTACAGTTTATTGGAGATACACCCCAATTCAACATTATCTTTCCTAATTTTATAGCGCTCAGTTATCCACCCTCTTTATGCAATGCAGAAATGAACAAATGGCTGACTCTATAATTTACTGACAGATTATATACAAAAACAGGACTTTCTTTAGGCTGGATTTGGCAGCCGGGATGACGGTTAAGTGATGAAGTGGTGAGTATTGACTTTGCATTGGTCCATGACCTTAGTAGTTGTCTCTTAAGGCTTGACTGGATACTTACCGCACTCTGGCATAGGTCTCTTCTTCATCTGCAACAATCCACGCTATATCTGCCAAGGTGGGAACTGATGGTCCATCAATGGGCCGATGAGGGGCCAGACCAGGTAGCTCCTAAAGCACAGGTTTATAAAGTCATGTAGCATGTACAAGGCATGTACAAGTATTGTGCTGAAAGTGTGGGATGTGATCTATATACCTGGAAACATGCCCTTTGTGGCGCTCTAATTGGAAGCGTGGAACCTATTCTTCTTACGACACTGCGGTTAGATCCGTGAGGCTTATTCTGCCAGATTGGAATAACTTCCtccaaaacaaaaatgacaagTACGTCGATTTCAGTGCATGGCTTTAAATTTACATTCCAGTAAAAATCCTGACAGAGAAATGTCGTGTTAAGTGAAGACGGGGGGAAAAAACTTACTGTCTCTGTTTCCATAGTGATGGTAGGTCAGTCTCAGTGGCTTCAGACAGAGTAGTTCAATAAACAGATGCCATGTCAGCGCGACTGTCACCTCTTGGGATGTAATTCAGTGAGAGGTTGAACACCTGTTAAGACAAAAATATGCAGAACATGAAGGTCAATTtatggaaaacacaaacaattcaTTAACAAGATTCTGTTTCAAGCATATGGTGAATAATTATTAGAAAGGGCATCGTTTTAATCCatctttcttttgttctgtaATATCGGATTAAGATTAGGATGTTTGGCAGGGCTTGCAAACTGTAACCTAAATTATGCAAGTTTATTGGATAATGTCACTGAAACGCTCTTCACAATGAAGACCTGAGCACAGAACAGAAACAGGTAGGCTTAAGTCACACAACAAAACAGCCTGTGAAACCCCTACCTGCAAAAAGCACCAGAAACAGTCAGGAATCAATATAAATATCAATAGCACTAAAAAGTAAGTGGATCATGAATCAGCGAGCTTTCCTGAGCTCATCACTAACCGGGTGCTACAGTATGTGCATATAAACACCATGTTAGCTGTAGCGACACAATCAACGACCCCCATGACTGACCCCGAACTGTGGAATTTCTTTCTTATGAGTTTCGCCAATCAAGAAATACAATCAACGTCGCGACGTCGAAACTTACGGGCGATAATGGCTGTATGCAGGTAAAATAAATCGTTCAATTGTTAGCGCAAGACAGAttctcctctcctttttcttcttcgtctttattcctctcctttttcttcttcgtctttcttcttctcctttttcttcttcgtcgtctttttcttcttcttcgtctttatttttcttcttcgtcttctttttCTACGcgccttctttttcttcttcgtctttctTATGCGTTCGTCTTGTtcgtgtttcttcttctcctttttcttcttcgtcgtctttttcttcttcttcgtctttatttttcttcttcgtcttctttttCTACGGcgccttctttttcttcttcgtttttatttttcttcttcgtcttctttttCTACGgcgccttttttttcttcttcgtctttctTATGCGTTCGTCTTGTTCGTGTTTCTTCTTCGTCTATTTCTACGAAAAAGACGAAGAAAAGACTAAGAAGACGACCGcaaaagaagacgaagaagaatttgtttcttcttcctcctcctcctcctgcaggacggAGAGGAACTATCTTGACAGGCGTGATGGACCTCAAAGAGCTGGGTGGAGCTTTGATATTTAACTTGTTAGTGTTGTCTGCAGTGATGTCGTAAGATCTGCTCACATGGCCGCCACCCATCGCCATCCCGAGGCATAACACAGGTAGAGCTCCGACCGTTCTCTCATGTCGCCCAAAATGCCTACTTCATCCGCGGTTATTATTGCACCTCCATCATTGACAGGAAGAGCGTTGTAATCATGTATTAATTTAGAATGACTTAGACGAGCTAATCGAGGATGAAGGGCAAAGCTAAGCTAACCTTGTTAATTCAGAAAAGGCAAGCTGGTCTGcgcaaatatatttatatacttaACAATGTCCTATGAACTATAAAGGCATGAAGCTGTTAGCAACGTTGCGTTAAAGGGTAAACTGATTACAATcacagaaataatttatttatatttatcatcCTGCGTGTAAAGGCCATGTTTTGTGACTTAAAATGTTGTGCAGGTGATGTAATTGTGTCCGAAGGAAGGCATGGGGAataaaaggaagaggaaggatgcTCGTTGAAAGCCTCACCCATCTACATCTGCCTCCACCGTCGGCGTCAAactgaagaaacaaaaaagaaaatggcccAGTCTGTGAGGAGGCCCGAAACTATTGGACCCATGGAGCACAGTCCCCCGAGGGAAAACTCTCGGGCCGGCTACTTTGGAAATGTCAAGACCAGGTCAGGCCTCTGAATACAAGGATTTCTGTAAATCTGTAAGCGCACTTGTGATGAATTTGGCTGGCTTTCTGTTCCCAGATTCAAGCATGCTACAATTGGGCCTTTCATTGTTTTCGTAATAGTTGGCAAACAACGTACATTTTTAACCAGTGTTGCTATTCAGCCCCCCGAAGGGCTTCATCAAAAAAGCCTAAAGCGGCAGCGAGCTCGAGCGTTTTGACAGGAACGTCCTTCCCTGGCCGTCATAGAGAGTTCCCTCTCCTGCGCATAAATAACTCTGCATGCTCCACTAATGTTTGACACTTCATCCACTGTAAATGGAGCCCCGTAAACACGGAGCAGATATGTGTGACTCAAGCACAAGTCGgtattgtgcgtgtgtgtttctttctgtaATTTCCCTCAGGCTGGGTTCAAAGCTCCCCCCGGGCGTCTCTCAGCCTCCACAGTTCGCTAAGCGGCCCTGGGAGACGACTCGGCCTCCGGGCGGAGCGTCGCAGGAGCCGTCGGTCAGCACCCGTCATCAGAACCAACCCGTTGTGGGCCGGCCTCTCGACCGCATCCCTCACATCAGAAACCCCAAACTGCGACAGTACTACCTACAAGGTTTTTGGAGTGGTCCTCATTTCGCCCCGGCAGCAAAGGGCCTGTTTATAATTCTCACACTGGGCAGTAACTCGGCTGTTTTCGTACAGGGAGGCGTGGCAGTGCACGTCTCTGAGGAAGCGATGATGAAGAACTGCTGTGCTCAGGATATTTTGGACAGTGATCGACATTTCTCTTTCTCGCAGGGACTTCATGGGATTTAAACAATCCGGCGGTGAAGCAGGAGGAGCCTATGGTCAGCCCATCTGGTGACATCGCGGGCTGCAGAGTGAGTCGCGCGTCTTTGCCGACTGATTTTTCAGATGTTCTTGTTCTTTGTGGCTGATGCGTGGAACCTGCCGTGGAAACAAGTAAGAGAAGGATGGGAGGTATGATGGAGCGAAAACCGGTTTATTGATGTGCCCGTACATCATCTGGTGATCTATTATGCAGCAGGCACTTGCGATTGGTAATTGGTTTCATGGTTTATGGTCTTGCTTAAAAAATGTACAAGGGTCAGAGCAACGAAGCTGGCGGAACTGTTCTCGACCCACAGTGGCGCAAtggcaatgtttttttttgttgtttttttttactgactccttCTCTTATCTTATTTGCAAATATTTGAACTGATGAAGCGTAGAAACACAACTGAAAAGTTTCTCCCACAGGGAGCGATGGGAACAAATCACTTTTGAAGGTGGACTTAAGCCACACACGAATCCCGATCATCAGATTTGAGCTTCTGCTCGgacgtttttctttctttcaggacCTCCCTGGGGACAAAGTGTCCAACAGCTCTGCTCTGCTCGACAACATCGGTGCATCCTCAGAAGAAAAGAGCAATAGCGGTCACCGTCTCTCCGACTCCTATTTGAAGTTACCCTCTTTGTCCTCCACCCTCATTCCCAGAGAGGTAGGAGTCAGCTGGGGGCTCGCCAGGGTGCCGCACACTTAGCGAGTGTGCATTGTGGGTTAAAGGATGGAAATGTCTTGATTTGACGTGCAAATCAAgacattttctcttcttcttgttttataGCGTCCGCTGCGGTAGCTTTCAGGAAGAATGTGTATTTCACAATGTTGAACCTTCTTAGGCAATCAATATGTTATCCTGAATCCTACCTCTGTTAGCAAATTAAGAGCGATAATGTCTTCGCTGCCTGGGACTTAAATGTCATACTGTTGCTGTCAAAATATACCTCGTTCCCCTTGTGAATACAAACAAATGCAAGGGAGAGAAATGCAGGCCTGCGGAAAGAGGAAGTAGTCCTCCTTGTCACCAAGTCGTATCTATTTCAATGTCAGACCTATTCTTGTCATGGCTTCTGCTCTGAAGCAGCTGGCCGTCCTGGAGGGTAAAAAGACTTCCAAAGATCAAAGATTTCAGGCAGCATTACGCTCGGGTTCCGATCTTAAACAGAAGCAAGAGGTGCAGGCAGACCTGGACGCTTCGGAAGCCCTCCCTGATCAGCCTCTGTCGCCCTCACCAGAGGCAGAATATGACAAACTGCTGgtaagtacaaaaaaaaacatactgaATATGTAGTCAAAGTGAATAGAAGGAATATATTTACTTCAAGTACTGTATTGAAGTACATTGTTGTGCCTCACTGCGTTTCAAAAGGTAGTGACTTGCATCTTAAGTATCTGATTCTTTATTAATTTGTACAACAGTTACATTATTTACTTACTTACAAGTTTCTGAACTTCAGGGGTAATGCCTAAAATGTTTGTatgaaaattaaacatttacttCCCATCAAAGTCTCATTTGGATACAAGTAAATTTCCAGATCTGTTAATCCATAATCTTTAAATCTGCAGTGCTCATtgtgaaaacaaataataatcgTTCAGACTTGCAAGCTGTTGATTAAACTGTGCCAAGTCAGTGTGTGTCGTCAAGGGTCGTGAAGAAAACCACCATTATGGTTGGAAAAAATATTCCGTTTactacaatacaaataaaataaatattttgttttcattaatgACTTAAATGGTTAATAAATAATAAGGTATGTGACTCTAACAGGATGTGGAGGCGGTACCAATGCCTGACGGGCAGCTCTGCTTATTGGCTCTGCCCCCAGAGTGTTGTCAAGGGGAGGGGCCAGAGGCTGTGCAGTACCTCAAACTGTTTTGCCGCTACATTACTGACTGTAAGGTGTGTAGACCAAATTTATCTCTGATCCGTTTTCAATGGCGGCCTACATTTTTTTGCCTAACGTCAACCGTTTTCCTCTTTTGGTCAGGGCGTGGTCTCAGGCATCCTGTTGGTGACCTCTAATAAGATCTTCTTTGACCCTTGGAAGACGCATCCTCTGGTTAAGGAGCACGGCTGTGAAGAATACCTCTTGTCCTGCTCCGTTGACACGTTAGCATCTGTCTCCTTCTTCTCCGACATCTCGCAAGTTCACTTCAGCACACCCCAGCAGAGGTCGGCAAAGAATCGCAGTTATAACGGCACAGACAATAGATCGCATGGAAAGTCaatacaagttttttttttttttatttcttattaggaaaaaaggaaagagaattTTCCAGAAATTGAGAAGAGCTAAAAGGGGAACAAGCTCCGTCCCAAATCGAAAGGGGGAGTCGGTTCCAGAGCTGGAGTCCATGGCTCCATCGGAGCTGTCCCGTCTCGCTTTCGGCCTGTCCGAGGAGGGTTCTTGGAAGGAAGATGAGGCTGAGAGAAGAGACGTGGCAGCGACTGAGACAGAGCTTGATGACAGCCCGTTGGAGGTGTCTGTAGGCGTCATGAGCAGTGCTGCCACCTTCTGCTGTGGAGGTCAAGATGCAGCGAGTACGGTTCTTCAAGCCggtgaaaatgaaaagtcctCCGTGAAGAGTGAGATTGCAGGTGTGACTGCCATCTGggaggtgtttgtttgtttgtttgtgtttctttaccACAGCTTAatcttctttcttccttttccaGCACCTCATAGGTCACCAGCAGGGGGCCTGATGTTTGTGCGGCTTCTGTTTCAGCCGTCTGCAGGAAAGAAAAAGGCTTTAGGGCTTCAGCTAGGTGCAACCATGCCTTCACCCAGAAAGGATGCCTGGCTTGCCCTTTCACAGGACAGGTAACTAATGGTGGAATAAAGTGAGTGAGAGAGTTGTAAAAGCATTGGGCATTGAAGAAAGACCAGGAGGGAGGCAGGCTTGCAGACCTCGTCCCATCAAAACGCATCCAGCTTGCAATTCAAGTTTTCTCTTCACAAGTTGAGCGTCTCGAGGCCAAGCAGAGGTCACCCCAGGGGTGTCACTGTGACCTTTTTCAAACTGTGGAAATACACTGTATGATAATTGTCATAGGCGTCATGGTATTTTGGTTGAACTGGTTTCTCAGCAGCCTCCAGTAAAAAGAACATCCTCTTTTGATGGTCAAACGAGTTATCGCAGTCAAATATTTACTTTCCGTGTCTGCTAATTTCTCACCACTCGGTGAACATTATCAAAGTCGATCATTTCCTCCGCTACAGAAAAAGCACAAAAGTGTTCGTAAGCTACCTTTTACTTTAATTTACTTGTG is part of the Brachionichthys hirsutus isolate HB-005 chromosome 18, CSIRO-AGI_Bhir_v1, whole genome shotgun sequence genome and harbors:
- the mtfr1l gene encoding mitochondrial fission regulator 1-like — protein: METETEVIPIWQNKPHGSNRSVVRRIGSTLPIRAPQRACFQELPGLAPHRPIDGPSVPTLADIAWIVADEEETYARVRTDTRPLKHEWRPTPLLVLHRNSSVPNFRREGKRMEGLKKPGATALNRTTALQDELSRLRAQIAKIVASDAGSNPMTPDLLSPDDTSMSFSMAPFETASYQPAATTAASFVISDVTEEEEEEEEEEDEKDVSVVSELVPDPLPPISMTASATFDLDRPSMDFREAEEDTVSLSKSTSFADVMDILKDMNRMKMSKDRYNRGCTSLREEDSATLISEALRKKFVLKEEDTSSLKRK
- the si:ch211-15d5.11 gene encoding oxidation resistance protein 1; translated protein: MAQSVRRPETIGPMEHSPPRENSRAGYFGNVKTRLGSKLPPGVSQPPQFAKRPWETTRPPGGASQEPSVSTRHQNQPVVGRPLDRIPHIRNPKLRQYYLQGTSWDLNNPAVKQEEPMVSPSGDIAGCRDLPGDKVSNSSALLDNIGASSEEKSNSGHRLSDSYLKLPSLSSTLIPREQLAVLEGKKTSKDQRFQAALRSGSDLKQKQEVQADLDASEALPDQPLSPSPEAEYDKLLDVEAVPMPDGQLCLLALPPECCQGEGPEAVQYLKLFCRYITDCKGVVSGILLVTSNKIFFDPWKTHPLVKEHGCEEYLLSCSVDTLASVSFFSDISQVHFSTPQQRKKGKRIFQKLRRAKRGTSSVPNRKGESVPELESMAPSELSRLAFGLSEEGSWKEDEAERRDVAATETELDDSPLEVSVGVMSSAATFCCGGQDAASTVLQAGENEKSSVKTPHRSPAGGLMFVRLLFQPSAGKKKALGLQLGATMPSPRKDAWLALSQDSSDELYAYLTRCRPDLQILQEGEEEEGEAEHDKEEFVLVKDKEEEEEGEEEDDEEVSHRHRGSGDDWEMVLMEGSGDKPTLVIDRDPEGLHSIVASSSILEAPHVRELCKELPPRTVGHSWQLSYSTSRHGASLKSLYRKLRATDSPVLIAIKDALDETFGAFLSHPLRPSETFYGTGETFLFMLHPRFKCFRWTGENSFFIKGDLDSFAIGGGSGHFGLWVDGNLFLGRSSPCHTFNNCCLSETDDFRIMELEVWTFS